The nucleotide sequence GGAGGACGCAGCCCTCCTGTTCCTGAACGGCCAGCCCATCGACGAACCCATCGTGGGCTATGGCCCCTTTGTCATGAATACGCAGGAAGAAATCCGCCAGGCCATGGAAGATTACCGGAGCGGCCAGATGGGCCAGATCGGAGAGTAGGACAGTGCCCCTGTCATCCCGACCGGAGCGAAGCGCAGTGGAGGGATCTCTTTCCATAAAGAAAGATCCTTCGACTGCGCATCCTTTCAGGATGCTTCGCTCAGGATGACATGCAAATAAAAAGGAAAGGCAACAATCAAGCCTTCTTTTTACCTTCGGCTTTTGCCTTTTTCTCGGCCGGGGCCTTCTTTTCGGCCTTTTCTGCAGGAGCAGCGGAGACCGCGGCTTTTTCAGCCTTCTTCCCCGTATCTGCCGGTGCAGCAGCAGCCCCAGAAGAGGCCCCC is from Pseudomonadota bacterium and encodes:
- a CDS encoding pirin family protein, translated to EDAALLFLNGQPIDEPIVGYGPFVMNTQEEIRQAMEDYRSGQMGQIGE